A stretch of the Dioscorea cayenensis subsp. rotundata cultivar TDr96_F1 chromosome 4, TDr96_F1_v2_PseudoChromosome.rev07_lg8_w22 25.fasta, whole genome shotgun sequence genome encodes the following:
- the LOC120258154 gene encoding cytochrome P450 71A1-like, whose protein sequence is MNILLKLRRAYRKFKLPPGPRGLPIIGNLHQLGFQPHQTLCRLSKIYGPAMYLRLGQLPTIVVSSADTAEEVLKTKDIIFCTRPPLSKPRKMFYGGLNIAFTPYNEYLKQARRLCTSHLLNSSKVQLLKPIREEEIQTLMNTIRHQCSSSCNNYGLVNLSDMLLCLLNNITCRQVFGKRFEEDGECGRSKFHELVTEWTSLMGHFNIGEFFPSMEWINLLTGLHGKFKKCFKKIDDFLDEVIDAHIIEDGNDQGCFLSTLLRFHNDSSMEIPITRESIKAFLMDLFIAGTDTGTLVLEWGMAELMKNPKVRRKAQNEIRTVVGSSKRKVEESELHQLKYLKQVVKEILRLHPPAAFLLPREAREECTINGHAVPCKTRVMLNVWAIGRDPEKWEDAEKFKPERFEKSLVDYKGHNFELLPFGAGRRGCPGVGLGSVVVELALANLLHGFDWEMPEGMEDEDVDMEESFGIVLRKKSALVLKAIPYV, encoded by the exons ATGAACATACTTCTAAAGCTCCGACGAGCTTACCGGAAGTTTAAACTCCCTCCTGGACCACGGGGCCTACCAATAATTGGTAACCTTCATCAATTAGGGTTTCAGCCACATCAAACTCTTTGTCGTCTTTCGAAGATATACGGGCCAGCCATGTACCTCCGGCTAGGCCAACTACCGACTATTGTTGTCTCCTCCGCAGACACGGCTGAAGAAGTCCTTAAAACTAAGGACATCATCTTCTGCACTAGGCCTCCTCTGAGCAAACCTAGGAAGATGTTCTACGGAGGGCTTAACATTGCCTTCACTCCCTACAATGAGTATTTGAAGCAAGCAAGAAGGTTATGTACTTCACATCTTCTTAACTCTTCCAAAGTTCAACTTCTCAAGCCTATAAGAGAGGAAGAGATTCAAACCCTAATGAATACTATAAGGCATCAATGTTCTTCATCTTGCAATAATTATGGTTTGGTGAATCTTAGTGATATGCTTCTTTGTCTCTTGAATAACATCACATGTAGACAAGTGTTTGGTAAGAGGTTTGAGGAAGACGGTGAGTGTGGGAGAAGTAAGTTTCATGAGCTTGTCACTGAATGGACTAGTCTCATGGGACACTTCAACATTGGAGAGTTCTTTCCATCCATGGAGTGGATTAACTTGCTCACTGGTTTACATGGTAAGTTCAAGAAGTGCTTCAAGAAGATCGATGATTTCCTCGATGAAGTTATCGATGCCCACATTATCGAAGATGGCAATGATCAAGGCTGTTTCTTAAGCACACTTCTTCGATTTCACAATGATTCTTCGATGGAGATCCCGATCACTAGAGAAAGTATCAAAGCTTTTCTCATG GATTTATTCATTGCCGGGACCGATACGGGGACGTTAGTACTAGAATGGGGGATGGCAGAGCTAATGAAGAACCCTAAAGTGAGAAGAAAAGcacaaaatgaaataagaacAGTAGTAGGATCTTCAAAAAGAAAGGTGGAGGAGAGTGAGCTTCATCAACTCAAATACTTAAAACAGGTAGTGAAAGAGATCCTAAGATTGCACCCTCCTGCAGCCTTTCTCCTCCCAAGAGAAGCCAGAGAAGAATGCACCATTAATGGGCATGCAGTGCCATGCAAAACAAGAGTGATGTTGAATGTGTGGGCAATAGGGAGAGACCCAGAGAAGTGGGAAGATGCAGAGAAGTTCAAGCCAGAGAGGTTTGAGAAAAGTTTGGTGGATTATAAGGGACACAACTTTGAGTTGTTGCCATTTGGGGCAGGGAGGAGAGGGTGCCCTGGTGTAGGGTTGGGGAGTGTTGTAGTGGAGCTTGCACTAGCTAATCTTTTGCATGGGTTTGATTGGGAAATGCCAGAGGGCATGGAGGATGAAGATGTTGACATGGAGGAGTCCTTTGGAATAGTCCTACGTAAAAAGTCAGCACTTGTACTCAAGGCCATCCCTTATGTTTAA